TATCATGCAACATTTACACTTTCTCGTCTGCATTGCTACATGCTGATATAAAGGAAATAGGCGTACATATTAGCACAAAATTCTCTGTTTACAGGTCAGATATCTTACAAGGATACAGTGCCATCATCATCATTATAAGGAACATCGCTTTCATCAGAGGCTGCAGATGAAACACCTGTGAAAGAAACATTGATTAGATCACTTTCATATGTACACCGGGAATCCTGATGAAATGTCAGAATAACACATAATCATTTTAGCTGAATTGACCCGAACAAGGTTGCTGCTAAGACTCATGACCTTAGTTAAGTAGAACTGTATGGACCTTTTACCAATAAGAGCACTAAAATCAGCACCAGAATTGTTAATACGACCTTCTGAAAATGTTTGAATCTAGCATTTTTCAAGTATATGACAGAAAAAACGAAAAAGAAATCTGCTACCAGGGACTTCCAAATGAACATATGAATATGACTTTTTTTTTGAGGGCACATATGAATATGACTTGCACCAGTAGCTGTTGGCTGACCAAGTTTTAAAAGGAGATAGGAACCAATTTATCGTTCATGCATTTTGCTGAGGTACCCATAAGAAGCATACATAGATAAACAACCAATGTGACTTGATCTTCAAATCACAAGGAGTAACCAAGTGCAAATGTTATATATCGTGAAGGATCCAACCTGAGTCAGCAGATGTAGATGAATTATCAGGCGATGCTTCCATGACAGCCTTATCATTTTTGGTGTCCCATTCATCATCAGAGCCTTCACTGTTAGCATCATTGAATATTGCAGAGCCTACCTTCCTATTCTCTTTTTTGGACTTCTCCCTGGTCTGTTCATACCTTTTACTTGGAACTTTCCGTACGGCAACTCTATATCGGTTAGCATTTTGAGGCATGGCCTCCGTGCTGTCACCTGATACTTGTGGACTCATGGAGAAGTCCTTCACAAGGTTGCTTTCAGGCTTAGGATTTGGAGCTACCCTTCGCTTGATAGACTCATCATTCTTACTCTTAGCATGGGGCTTTATCTGAGAAGTCAACTTCCTTACATCTTTGCTTATATGTACATGATGCTTATCAGTGAGCAACTTGTTTTGACCATCAACACCACTCTGTTCGCTCTTATTCTCAAGGGTGGCATCTTCTGGTTCGTATTGTATTTTACTGTCATTCTGGGTAACTTTAGTGCTGCTCTCTTTTCCATTGTCCTGACCCATCCTTCCATTTTGTACAGCAGAAAGAAGCGATCCTTGGGTACCAATATAGCCTTGATTATCACAATTAGGATTTTCCTTTTCAGCAACAGGCATTTCCGTATTCACTTTAGTTTTTCTCTTCTTATCCTTTCCGTTCTTCACATTCTCATCTTCTCTGGTCAGGTTTTCTGCtgcaacagatggtacatcttTGCTGTTACCAAAATGATCAGTTAAGCTAGTTTTGTCTGTGCGAAGAAGAGATTCGGAACCATCATTTGGTTCCATGCTACCAGTGCTTAgctttcttttgtttttctttttgttCTTCACTTCCCTTAAAGTTTCATCTTCATTATTTTGTTTGTGTTCTGCAGAAATTGGTGGATCATTCATCTTGCTGGAGCTAAAATGATCAAGGAAATTGATCGCATCACTAGCAGGATGAACAACAGTATCAGAATTTGGTTCAGCGGCAACAACAGAACTTTTAGGGGTAACCAGACCCTTCTCAGACCTGGGGTGCTCCAACTCTGCACTGGAACCATGTTCCAGGATTGAATCCGAACTTTGAAGTTTAGAGTTCGAAGATTTTTTCCTTGCTTTTTGAGCATTAGGGGTAGAACAATTAGTTTCTTGTATTTTAGCAGTGTGAGTCTTGGAAGACCTTCTGCCTTTCTGCTCTACTTTTCCAGTAGTACTCAAAGGAGTTTCAACTACATAACCTCCTTGAACCAAATTTGCTCGTGTAGCATTCATTCCCTTCAAGTCTAATGTATCAACCTGGCTGACTCGCTCGTCCAAAGTTTTACCACTATCTGCAGATACCTGCTTTAAGGAAAGCTTATTTTCCCTGCGCTTAGTGGCTTTGGGTTTCTCACCAGCTTGTGCAACGACATCTCCAGTCAAAATATCCTTAGGATCACTGGTTTTGTCAGAAAACCTCAAAGACTCAGATTCATTTAATTCTTTATTAGCATCTTCTTCAGGCACACCGCTTGAGTGATGAGATGAGTCAATCATTGTTGATAGCACTTTCAACTTTTCCCTCTTAGACTTCTTAAGTCTCGGTGTGCTGGCAGGAACATCAGAGTGAACTGCTGCAGAATATTTCGGAGGTAATGCAGTACTGATACCAACTTCATCTGCTGTGGATTCAGGATGTTCTAGTGCATTCTTATTGCTGCTTAGGTGAGTTTTTCCTGTTAACATATCTCCATCCAAATCCATACTTAAGCTGTCTTTAGATCTCAGATCTGCCAAAACCTCATCAATCACATTTTTCGCCGCTATATCCAGGTTTTCACCAAGCTTCTTGTGGTCAATAACTGTCGCTCCTTCTATACTGCATGGGGTTGTTTGCTTTGTATCTAGGGGAGCAACATCTGTGACTTGCATCGAGCTCTCATTCGTAACAAATGCAGATGATTTTGTCAGATCTTGACTAGGATCAACACCCTTTGAGGATTCTGAGTGCTGTCGtcttgttttctttttcttcccatCACCATTTGAATGTTCTATTACATTTGAATGCCCTTGATGCACATTGTTTGAGATTTGTTGCGTAGAAGGGTCATGGAGAATCTCCCTTTCAGTAGAAACTGCACCTGATCTAGCTGCATTCTCTTGATACCCATGCATCTCCTTCTCATTAGTATTCATGGAAGCCAAGTCAACAGAACTAGCCTTATTTTCTCGCTTGCGCTTCTTCAATGGAGAAGTATTGTCATTTGTCCGCCTCTTCTCCAAGGCATCTGTACTTTTCCCATCTTTCACCGTGTTGCTAATTTCAGCTACACCTTCATCATGACCTCCCTCATCATGTTGCTTTATTTGTTCATGCttctcatctccatcccatggGGCGATGCTTCCTTTTGAAGTTTTTTCTTCACTAGCTACAACTTCACCTGCGGAATAAATGGCATCTCGAACGGAAGGGCTTCTACATCCTTTAAGAGCATGATCGAATTTCCCTTGTTCAGAGATTAGATCAGTAGATGCCTGAGCATCACTCATAAACGGAACATGTTTGCCCCCCTGGTTTCCATCATTGAGTCCTGATGATGAAAGAGGCAAACCAGATGCTTTGACTGCAGTTTCATCTCTGCCAGTCAATTCAACGTTATATGCATCACCTGAATGATAGGGGGAAAATGGGAAATTAGTATATCTACATTAAAAAAATGAAAAGACTCCAAACATGGCATTAACCAGAGAAGTGGGAAGGTGGATTTATAGTTCTCCAATACCGAAGGCAATGATAGAGCATGCTGGGAGTTTGAAGCCAGTGAAAAAGACATGTAGTGACCGATTTTACATTAGTTATTCAGCTCAAGTATCAAAGCCAAACATTTGACACCAatacatgatgattttatcaaGCATACGATAAAGATATATGTGATTGAATTCAAACACAAAGAATGGCATATGGTGTATAGTATCTAATGGTAGCCTCCAAACAATTTTCAGAAGGTAATAGCATTATATCGTACTATAATACATGATATTATTGCCGCGTAGCCTTTGACTATTATGAGGCAGAAACTTCACCTGTGGATATAGATAACTCCTTAACCATAGCTGATGGTTCACTTGTTTCTTGATCAGCAGCTACGGACGGGGCCAATTGACAACTTCTGTtattcctcctcctcttcttcttctttccaaCAGTGCTTGGATTTTGAGTGGACTCCTTATGTAAAGTGTCTAGAACTTCTTGCCGAAAAGAAGTATTTATGCCTGCTTCCAGTGGAGCTCTACTCGATTTAGTCAAATCTCCAGCACCAGCATGTGACACATTGCTCTGATTTGAAGGTTTAGCAACATCATCTTTGCGGCAGAGTGTGGCTGCTGCTGCCTCTGCCATCTTGACATAAAGAAAGCACCCACCTTTGATTTTGGTGAAGGCACTCGTCACTGTCATTGAATCAGATAAGTGATACAGTACACCCCTCCGCCGGACCTGATGAATAGCAAACACTTATAAAAGCTAGTGTACCCCTTTGCACGATTTCAATATGATTAGATACAAATGCTAAATTCCTAGTTACTTCCTCAATCATCAATAACTGACACTTAGACTTCATGCCTTTGGTTCACAGAATGAGATATATCGCATGAATTTCAAGAATTGTGAGCATCATAACATGACTTCCCAAAATCCAAAATTAGCATGCACAACTGAGCCAGATTGTAAAACCACAATAAGATCACCACTCATTTGACTTAGTTATTACAAATTTACAGAGTTACACCGGCTGACTTAGCATGCAGTACATAAGCAATAAGGATGCACACATGTCGTACAACGGCTAGCAATTCCACCACATTGTACATGTGCATTTTGATATTCGCACAATTTTGGGGAAAACCCACCCATGCTTGAATGTTAACCGAACACCAAAACAACCCAACAGATCTCCCCCAAAAGTTCAAACAGCCCATAAGAGGTGAATCTGACATCTGACACGAACTACACATACTTCATGCGCATTTGACAGATGCAGTAACCAACCCTCGGCAGCATTTCTACAATCCTCACTGATCAAATCACCATAATCATCAACCGAAGCTCTCGACAAAACCTCAGAAACCCTCGCTTGACagacacacaaaaaaaaaacgAAGTCTGCCCCCAAATTAAATTGCATCTATGCGATCTTGATGAACAGATTGCAATCACAAAACTTCACCGAAAAAAAAATCGATCAGACTTCAGAGCCACGGAACAGCACCTGGAAGGACTTGACTGCGACGGGGCCAAGGTCGGGGAAAGCGGCGGCGTGCTCCGCGTTCACCTGCGCTGCGCAGAGACCAACAACACAAGGATCAGTTCCGACATGCGCCCGCGGTACGAAGAGGAAGGGGGGGAAGAGGCGGCAGAGGCCGTACACTTTAGGCCACGGATGGTGGTGTCGGGGGCGACAAGAATCGCGAGGCGAGTACCGAGGTCGGTTTCGAGGAAGAGGGAGATAGGGGCGTCTCCGCCGTCTCGGTGCGCCCTCGGCGGccgcggggacggcggggcggcggccatCGCGGGGGAGCGGCCGCCACtacagagggagggaggcgaaGGCGAGAGCGCGGGGACAGGGGAAGCGGCGAGGGTTTTTTGATGATGCGCTTTAGGTCACACGAAGGCgcattttgttttgtttttttttttttgagaatcCACGAAGGCGTATTTTCGGGAGTCGCCCTTCGAATTCCAAATCGCATTGATTAAAACCGAATTTAGTTTATATAAGTAAATCACAAGTTTGGAGGGGCGATTCTGGGCTGCTTTACAATCAGCCCCCTAGGATTTACTTTTATTGACTTTGAAGTCCAACCTTTTAGTCTCGTTTGGAATCTGCAAGAGGTACCTTTGAAGCAACTTTGCGCTAACCTAACAATTTAGCATCAAGTAGAAATAATAAGGATTCTATGAGCCACTAATGAATTCAAATTGATGTGTGTGCATTTCATTTAATTGTTTGGGCAAGTAACAGTGCATGTCTTGCAAGTTTGTTGCAAGGCTAAAAGTCTACACTCTACACACACAAATCTTATTTGTTTTTTTCACAAACGAGACTTTGCACAAAGTAGAAAAACTTAACTACATTGATGCCAAGCTCAGCTACTGATGTTTGAAAGTGCTTTCGGGCTATACCATTTCAGATGACGGACCATCTGATTAAGAATCATTTACACCAACTGGATGTTGGGTGAACTCATGGCAGTAGTATGATCAATATGACACAAATACTCTTATGTCCACCACACTTATTTCCGCCAAAAACAGCGGGTCCCATCACAATATTTTACATGAGCCTATGGGCGGCAGTATTAAGAGACAAACAGCATATATACCAGCCTACTAGGATTACATAGATGTTGGTAGAATGCCAATAACATTATCACCTCCCGTTTCTGACAGGAAGTAGCCTGAAGAAACAAACACCCAGCAGCAGCTCAGCGTTAGCTGCAGCCAGAGGAACTTGCTCACTGCGCCTTCTTCCTGGCGTCCTTGGCCCTCCCCTTGGCGCGGCCGTCGAGGGCCATGCTGAGGATCACCCTGTCGGCGACGGGCCCGGGCAGAAGCCAAACGAGCTTCCATAGAGCGTGCGGCCAGTACGGCGTGCACCGGGGCTCGTACCCGATGtagcggacggcggcgcgggagtACGCCTCCGGCGACGGCGCGAAAAAGCTCGGGTTCCTGATGGACGCCATCTTCGTCGCCACGTACATGGGTACCTGATGAGCATGCACACCGAAAACCAACGTTAATTCTGAATGCAAAACGAAGCAATCATGTGAAAATCACTAGTCATGCATCGATAGAGATTAGTTATTACCTGGCACTGCACATCAATGCCTTTGCTCTTGTACTCCACGTAGAGGGCTCTAGAGAACTGATCAACGAACCTGATGATGAAAAATAGCATCACCATGAAACATTTGTCTGATGTTTATATTCTAACCTGGCTATTCTCGAAAAAGAAAAGAGCTTAGATTGGTCGTGATCGAGCACTCACGCCTTGGTGGCGGCGTAGACGGTGTGGAGCGGGCAGGACGGCATGTTGGAGGCGCCGCCGGAGCCGATGTTCACGATGGCGCCCCGCCCGCGCTCCACCATGCCGGGGAGCACGGCGTGCGTCACCCGCGTGGTGGCCTCCACGTTGATCCGCACCATGTCCCGCGCCAGCGCCTCGTCCAGCTCGTGGAAGTAGCGCGCGTACGGGTAGCACGCGCCGGCGTTGTTCACGAGCACGCCGACGTCGAGGTCCCGGATGTACTCCCCGAGCGCACCCACCCTCGCGGCGAGCccgtcggcggcgaggtccaggaCGAAGGTGCGTACCTGAGCGCCGGGGTGCCTGGCTCTGATgtcggccgaggcggcggcgagcctGTCGGGGCTGCGGCCGACGAGGACGAGCCCGAGCCCGGCCCCGGCCAGGCGGGAGGCCAGCGCGCGGCCGATCCCGTCCGTGGCGCCGGTGACGACCGCCCACGCGCCGTAGCGGCGGCGCAGCGGCCTCGCCGGGCGGAGGAACGCCGCGTACAACCACAGCGCGAggcgcgccgcggcgcgcgcggaCACGAGCAGCCCCAGCGCCGCGAGCGCCAGCGCCCACGCGGGCTGGGCATGCGCGCAGGCCACGGCCATGGGGATCGACACGGGCTGAGCACCGCGCGCGAGAGACGTGGTTGCGCGGGGGCAACCCTGCTGCTGGGTGCTGGCGCACGTTTTGCATGCGACCGGGGAGGGTGGCCGCAGATATAGCGCGGGAGGGGGTGGctggctgctgctcaagctGGCAGTTGTCAGTTGAAAGATGTGGAGTTGCGTGTCTACTGTCACGTCGCCAACATGCAAGGTCACTGTGGCACTGTGGAACAGAGCCATTGTCCCGAAGCTTGGTCTCCCGTCCTAATTGTACTGGATAGAAAGAGGTGCCGAATGATCGCCAACGGCCACGGTACGGCCGTGCCGCGACATAAACACCCCCTGTCTGTATAGAACTCTAATAAGCGAAATGCTCCTTCCATTCTAAATTATAGTTCGTTTTAGCAAATGTGAATATAAATATTTTACTATATATCTAAACATAGCGGTGAGCATTGGAGTTCCAATATGATTTAGAAGCATTGGATATCCAATCTGACTTAGAATCGTGACTTTAACAACTTTGTTCCGAACCAGACTTATTTTGGTTAGTTGAAAGTGGAGACCAAATTTATGATCAATATTTTTGGTTTCAACCACTTCGATTTCGATTTCACTTATTTTCGGTCCGATTTGTCGGTTTCAATCAATTATGAACCCCTAGCGCTAAGCACGTAGTCACTACCCGCTTGAGAAGAAAATTTCTAACTCAGTTGCTCAACCATCCTGGCCTTCAGCAGTTCAACTCTAGAGTCTAGACTAATATAAAACAAGGGCACATAATAAATTTATATTTAGAAAATTTGGAAAAGAAAAATGTTTAGTAAACTACGTACATAGCAGTTTGGAAGTGTCATGCCCATTATTCGGGTCAGAAGGATACGGACCTTAGTACTTGGATACCATTGCATTAGTATAGGACAGGACTATGAATCCTGTGGCCATCAATTTAAACCAAGGATATGACTACACTTCTATATAAACCAGCACATCAACAGAAGCCGAACATAGTATACCAGCAAACTTTCTTCTTGCCATGGCAACCGTCAGGAGGAATCCGGTGAGGATATTGTACCCAATAGCTGCCATTTCCATGGCACTCGTGATAATGTTTGCTACCATCTCATCCTCCTGTGCAGGTATATAGCTACTTTAACTCTGCATTCTTCAGctgtttaaattaaatttggtCGATTAAACAACCAATATTGCTTGGTTTGTATGAGAACTTACCTGAGTTCCGGTCGCATTGCAGGTAAAGATTCGTGGTACTGCAGCGCTCTAGAAAACTGGCAAGTCCGTCCTTGCATCATCAAGTGCAGAAGAGAGTATGGTGACGATGTCATGAACTCCAAATGCATGAAAAGACATAGGCCTCACAAGTGCTGCTGCGAACTTCGTGAGCatgcccctcccccgccgccgcccaaccgccgccgcccgccggtgaTGTGATGTTTGGATTAGATTATATTTACTAAATAAAGGCAAGGGCTGAAGGGCTGATGATGACGGATGCATGTTTTTCTTGCACGAGTGAGGGATAAATGTTTCAGGAATGAACTCAATGTTTCAGGAATTTGCTCTTAGTTTCGCTATATTTGTCTACCAAAAactatacgaattaaacaacaaAATATTAGTTATATAAAATTGAATGTGAAATGACGACTATCCATACTTTTGTCAAGTAACTGTTTACCGAAAAATTCTTCAAACAATTTTACCACAAAGTCATTCAAACAATCTTGATGGAAAAATAAATTTTCTGAAAAAAGTTATTAGAATAATTTTCCAAGAAATATTTACTAGAATAACTTTTTCCAAAGAGGAAGATATTCGAATGACTTTTCCAAGAAATTATACACATAACATAGCAgatgaaaaaaaaggaaaaatggGACTGATGATGGCGGACCCATGCAGTACCGGCCTCCGCCGAGCGCCACCCGCCTTAATTGATATTTTGCTAGGGATTTTAGTTCACGGTATCGCGGATCAGGAAGGGGAAGAACAAAGCAAAGGGAATACGGTTTCTAGTGATAGTTTATTTATTTGGAAAGAGTCGACCCTTCTCATTCTATGATTGATCATTTTTGAGAGTTCTCTGTTGAGAATGGAAATTGAATAATAAATAAGTCTTAAAAAATTAAGctattttatttcttttttttgaacTACGTTTAATTTCTTTCATATGATAGAATATGAGTATATATTTTTCGAGGATCTTTTTCTGCCATGCCTTGCTACCTACCAAGCCGCAGTATTTCTTCTCCCTTGTACCTGTATTGATATCTAAGCAAAACATAAGATGGGAGACTACTGTCAACCATGTCTGATTGCATGCTTATTACCTTATTTCTTACGGGGTTACGACTACGATCGAGCACACAGCTCGCACGACGAGCTGCCTGCCTTTATCACAAAGCCGTAGTATGACAGTACATGGTAGCAATAACATTCTCCGCATACAATCAACGCACTAGAAGACGTACGAATATGAAGAAAAAAAATTCTCTGGCTGGGTACAAGTTTTGAAGACATTATTATCTCCAGGAGTAGGACAGCACTAATTGTTTGGTCAGGCCCGAGACACCCTCATCACCATtacgccttcttcctcctcgtgtCTTTAGCCCGCCCCTTGGCGCGGACGTCGAGGGCCACGTTGAGGATCATCCTGTCGGCGACGGGCTCGGGCACGAGCGAGATGAGGAGCCACAGCAGCGCGTGCGGCCAGTACGGCGTGCACCGCGGCTCGTACCCGATGCaccggacggcggcgcgggcgtACGTCTCCGGCGACGGCGCGAAGAAGGAGGGATTCCTGATGGACGCCATCTTCGTGGCCACTAACAGTGGCACCTGCACACGCGTGCGCCCGTACGTAGAGAGATCAGAGGCAGCACAGTACTGACTAACTGGTGCATGAAGAAAGAGTTAGCCTTGAATTATCTTGACAATGCAGGGGTCACTGCACGCAGAAATTATGCCCCGTTTGTTTCACGTGTTTTGGAGATCTTTCCATTGTATTTCATGTGTGACGACTGTGCTTAGTTTCTTTAATTAATTTTGTGCGGTTGGAAGATTCAGAAACTAGTGTATAGAAGGGTTTGATTTCCAGCAAATAAACATGCATGGTAGTTTCTTGTTGGAACCATCAGTAGCAGGATCGTACAGCAGATTGTGGAAATGCTGGTCGGTACCAGGACAGCTAAAAACCGCACAACAGATTGTATCCAGTACTATGAGTCTCACTCAGGACAGCATGAGAAAATCATGTTCTCACCAAGGGCTTCGCCTGGTTCTATATGCACTTAATTAGCTGATATTTTTCCTACTAGGTATAAAACTTGAAATGCAATTGTGCTTTTTTTTAAACAAGAATGCAATTGTGCTTCACATTGGTGAAATAATTTCATAGTCAAAAGACAATAGTTCATACCTGGCATTGGACGTCAATGCCTTTGCTCCTGTACTCGACATAGAGGCATCTCGAAAACTGATCAATATAGCTGGTAAACCAAAGCAAAAAGAATTGTCTCATCACGTACGTCTTGTCACAAAACATTCATTCGATGTTACTAGCACTTTGAGCTTGTTACAGGCAGCTAAAAGACTAGTTATAGCCTTATAGGCAGCTGTTAAAAAACAAGTAGTGAAAGTTTTTTCTCCCCTTATAATCATGAGAATACAACAATCAACATAGAAAATTAGCACCAATGCCACATAGTGCATACTCTGTGTTGCTATTTTCTCAAGGCTATTCTAATTGTTATCTATTCTAAAGGAAGCGAGGATTATACTTAAATGCACTTTTGAGCTCAATTGCTCAAAAATAAAAATGGGTTAGTGGCAGTTGGGTCGGTGGTCCAGGATTTTGCTATAGAAAATATCCACGGAAGAATGATGACAACTGCTGAATGCAATCTGTCCAAGTACCTTACCCTGTTGATGAAACAAAACCCTAAGTTTTCTAAGTTGATTGTTGTACTCGCACGATTAAATTCAACATCGAAACATAATGATTAATACAAAAAGGAGTTAAATTTAATGTAATAACCAAACAAATTAGTGCTCGCATATTTGATCAACCCATGGTTGTACTTTCTAGTGCCATGCATTTTGACAGCAGTCACTTTCACGAGGAAGGAAGAGAGGTGCATCAAAATGTTTACTGTTGCCGGTATTTTGCAGTTTAGGTGTATTTGAATGGCACAAAGTATCTGAAAAACAGACTATCAGAAACACCAAGCAACTGGAGAGTTGAAGGGCACAAAGTGATCGAGGAGAACTCACGCCTTGGTGGCAGCATAGACGGTGTAGAGTGGGTCGCATGGCAGGATGGCGGAGGCGCCGGAGCCCATGTTGACGACGGCGCCCCGCCCGCGCTCCACCATGCCCGGGAGCACGGCGTGCGTCACCCGCGTGACGGCCTCGACGTTGAGCCGTACCAGGTTGCGCAGGAGCGCCTCGTCCACCTCGTGGAGGTAGCGCGCGTATGGGTAGCACGCGCCGGCGTTGTTCACGAGCACGCCCACGTCGAGCCCCcggacgagctccccgagcgcGCCCACCCTTGCGGCGAGACCATCGGCCGCGAAGTCCAGCACGAAGGTGCGGACCTCGGCGCCCGGGTGCCTCTTCTCGACCTCGGCCGAGATGGCGGCGAGCCTCTCGGGGCTGCGGCCCACGAGGACGAGCCCAAGGCCGGCCGCGGCGAGGCGGAACGCGAGCGCGCGGCCGATCCCGTCCGTGGCGCCCGTGACGACGGCCCACGCGCCGTAGCGGCGGCGCAGCGGCCTCGCGGGGCGGAGGAACGCCGCGTACAGCCACAGCGCGAggcgcgccgcggcgcgcgctgCCAGGAGGAGCCCCAGCGCCGCGAGCGCCGCCAGCGCCCACCCCggacgcgcgtgcgcgcacgctGCCGCCGCGGCCATTGGTTTGGAATGGGAAGGACGAGGCGGCCGCGGCTGACGCGCGCACGGTGTGCAATCGGGGGGTGGAGGGAGTCTGTAGCTAAGATATACTAGcgcaggagggaggagggagggagggagcctACTCCTTTCTTGcttggcggtggcggtggcgcggtGTGCGTTGGCGGTTGGCGTGTCGCCGGCGGAATGCGCATTGCCATCGGCGTGGCGTCCTGGAAGGCTGGAACTGCTTCGATTTTCCGGGTAGTGATGATGTTAACGCTTGTGCACGACTAAGTTTCGCGCCTTCTTTCGATTCCTGAAAACGCACCAGGAATTTCGGTGCAGGAGCAACGTAGTACTACTGACTACTGAACACCATCGGCGACGGCGAGGATTAGAGGTTACGGAGACATGCGGCGTGGTTAGGGATGAAAAGGATTCGGCACATTGGAGAAAAACAAAAGTCCTGGCCACTTCAATTCCACATTCATATCCGAATTCGAAATCGTCGGACCCGGTCAGAAAAACGTAGCAGCCATGTTGGAAATGAACAGTTCGAAACGAAACAAGCCAGTAACAATAAGAAACCATAATTGATAATTTGATATTGGGAACACGTAACCATACGATTGCAACTTCAAATGTTCAGCTATAGCTACGTAGTTTTGTATTCACTAGTTCACTCCATGATGAATACGTAAGATGGGATACAAATTCGGTACTATTACATTGACATTTAAAAGTCTTGTTCTAGCGTAACTAAACATGCCTTACATTTCTGGACTTATATTTCTGGATAGAGGGGTATTTGTACACTTTTTTATTTGCATTCATATTTTTTTTGTCATTTTACATTGAACGTGCATATATCTTTAGTATGTGTTAACTGAATCCTAAGTATTATCAATGATGATTAGAGTCTActaaattaatatttatatgTTTCTGATTTTATATAATATTTTAGGATTTTTTTTCTAACGTGTCTCTTAAGGATTAAGATGAGCCTCCAATTAATAATATTATTAAGATACTCTAATTTTTAATCTACTCATAATTATCTAGCCTTCTGCCAACCAATGTTGGGAAAACACCATAACTCGCAAGTAAGAAAGGAATCATGCGTTAGTACTCCCTCCATACCCTTTTAAGGCGTATCTTCATTTTTCATTTGGGCCACAATATATATAGGGCGCTACATAAGTACCAATGCATGCTATTACCATGATAGGAGAAAACGAAGTGTCATATGGTTACAGGAGGGATCCACGTATTCATCAGGGCCAATCAGCACAATAAATCCGCGAAACGATGCGTTGCGAGCATGCGCAGCAACCAAACACGCACAAGACCCGGTAGATAATTATGCCACAATGATGACGTCTTGGTCCGTAGGTTAACCCTTGGGGCGCCTAACAAATGGGTCTGGAGGGAGTATGATGAag
The sequence above is drawn from the Panicum hallii strain FIL2 chromosome 7, PHallii_v3.1, whole genome shotgun sequence genome and encodes:
- the LOC112899536 gene encoding uncharacterized protein LOC112899536, translated to MAAAPPSPRPPRAHRDGGDAPISLFLETDLGTRLAILVAPDTTIRGLKSQVNAEHAAAFPDLGPVAVKSFQVRRRGVLYHLSDSMTVTSAFTKIKGGCFLYVKMAEAAAATLCRKDDVAKPSNQSNVSHAGAGDLTKSSRAPLEAGINTSFRQEVLDTLHKESTQNPSTVGKKKKRRRNNRSCQLAPSVAADQETSEPSAMVKELSISTGDAYNVELTGRDETAVKASGLPLSSSGLNDGNQGGKHVPFMSDAQASTDLISEQGKFDHALKGCRSPSVRDAIYSAGEVVASEEKTSKGSIAPWDGDEKHEQIKQHDEGGHDEGVAEISNTVKDGKSTDALEKRRTNDNTSPLKKRKRENKASSVDLASMNTNEKEMHGYQENAARSGAVSTEREILHDPSTQQISNNVHQGHSNVIEHSNGDGKKKKTRRQHSESSKGVDPSQDLTKSSAFVTNESSMQVTDVAPLDTKQTTPCSIEGATVIDHKKLGENLDIAAKNVIDEVLADLRSKDSLSMDLDGDMLTGKTHLSSNKNALEHPESTADEVGISTALPPKYSAAVHSDVPASTPRLKKSKREKLKVLSTMIDSSHHSSGVPEEDANKELNESESLRFSDKTSDPKDILTGDVVAQAGEKPKATKRRENKLSLKQVSADSGKTLDERVSQVDTLDLKGMNATRANLVQGGYVVETPLSTTGKVEQKGRRSSKTHTAKIQETNCSTPNAQKARKKSSNSKLQSSDSILEHGSSAELEHPRSEKGLVTPKSSVVAAEPNSDTVVHPASDAINFLDHFSSSKMNDPPISAEHKQNNEDETLREVKNKKKNKRKLSTGSMEPNDGSESLLRTDKTSLTDHFGNSKDVPSVAAENLTREDENVKNGKDKKRKTKVNTEMPVAEKENPNCDNQGYIGTQGSLLSAVQNGRMGQDNGKESSTKVTQNDSKIQYEPEDATLENKSEQSGVDGQNKLLTDKHHVHISKDVRKLTSQIKPHAKSKNDESIKRRVAPNPKPESNLVKDFSMSPQVSGDSTEAMPQNANRYRVAVRKVPSKRYEQTREKSKKENRKVGSAIFNDANSEGSDDEWDTKNDKAVMEASPDNSSTSADSGVSSAASDESDVPYNDDDGTVSLSQKRLKEGLHIGSILRGTSSYKKARKKQSELLDDDTVVPDSQPADGCWD
- the LOC112900751 gene encoding very-long-chain 3-oxoacyl-CoA reductase 1-like, translating into MAVACAHAQPAWALALAALGLLVSARAAARLALWLYAAFLRPARPLRRRYGAWAVVTGATDGIGRALASRLAGAGLGLVLVGRSPDRLAAASADIRARHPGAQVRTFVLDLAADGLAARVGALGEYIRDLDVGVLVNNAGACYPYARYFHELDEALARDMVRINVEATTRVTHAVLPGMVERGRGAIVNIGSGGASNMPSCPLHTVYAATKAFVDQFSRALYVEYKSKGIDVQCQVPMYVATKMASIRNPSFFAPSPEAYSRAAVRYIGYEPRCTPYWPHALWKLVWLLPGPVADRVILSMALDGRAKGRAKDARKKAQ
- the LOC112900752 gene encoding very-long-chain 3-oxoacyl-CoA reductase 1-like; protein product: MAAAAACAHARPGWALAALAALGLLLAARAAARLALWLYAAFLRPARPLRRRYGAWAVVTGATDGIGRALAFRLAAAGLGLVLVGRSPERLAAISAEVEKRHPGAEVRTFVLDFAADGLAARVGALGELVRGLDVGVLVNNAGACYPYARYLHEVDEALLRNLVRLNVEAVTRVTHAVLPGMVERGRGAVVNMGSGASAILPCDPLYTVYAATKAYIDQFSRCLYVEYRSKGIDVQCQVPLLVATKMASIRNPSFFAPSPETYARAAVRCIGYEPRCTPYWPHALLWLLISLVPEPVADRMILNVALDVRAKGRAKDTRRKKA